The Benincasa hispida cultivar B227 chromosome 11, ASM972705v1, whole genome shotgun sequence genome has a segment encoding these proteins:
- the LOC120089687 gene encoding transcription initiation factor TFIID subunit 6-like, with protein MSVVPKESIEIVAQSIGISNLSPEVALALTPDVEYRVREIMQEAVKCMRHSKRTVLSSVDVDNALKLRNLEPIYGFAACDSLQFKRAVGHKDLFYIDDKDVELNNVIESPLAKATVDTSVVAHWLAVEGVQPAVPENLPTEEPHDGKKSDLKEEELPYDTKPPTKHVISRDLQLYFEKITGLILNKSGSILFREALRSLAVDSGIQPLLPYFTCFIADEVSKNLCNCQLLIALMRMVWCLLRNPQIHMAPYLHQLMPSIITCLVAKQLGKRLSDNHWELRDLAASLVSLICKRFGHVYHNIQPRVTKTLLHVFLDPSKLLPQHYGAVQGLADLGPDVVRQFILPNLEPYMQYLEMEKQKNEMRRHEAWQVYRTLLHAAGKCMHGWLKVFPLSPSPPMRSTLKINTNINGKIVKTISNKRKASSDNSVQQPAPKKMATDSTLGAIPMNSMIVDMQGATTGLPTPLGGSNIGVGRNFPNETRPGREGELGFKGSTALALAWKEDLGAGPLLTSLFPLFGEDLFSFIPKPELSFFL; from the exons ATGAGCGTTGTTCCGAAAGAGTCGATTGAAATCGTTGCGCAGAGCATTGGGATTTCCAACCTTTCCCCTGAGGTTGCTCTTGCACTCACTCCTGATGTCGAGTACCGGGTCCGTGAAATCATGCAG GAGGCAGTTaaatgtatgcgtcattcaaaGCGAACTGTTCTCTCTTCCGTTGATGTTGATAATGCACTTAAATTAAGAAACTTAGAG CCAATATATGGCTTTGCTGCATGCGATAGTTTGCAGTTCAAAAGAGCTGTTGGACACAAGGATCtcttttacattgatgacaAGGATGTGGAGTTAAATAAT GTTATTGAGTCACCTTTAGCAAAAGCAACGGTTGACACATCAGTTGTTGCTCACTGGCTGGCAGTTGAAGGTGTTCAGCCTGCAGTTCCAGAGAACTTGCCGACTGAAG AACCCCATGATGGAAAGAAATCCGACTTGAAGGAGGAAGAACTTCCTTATGACACTAAACCACCTACTAAGCATGTGATTTCAAGGGACCTTCAG CTTTACTTTGAGAAAATAACCGGTCTGATCTTGAACAAGTCTGGGTCTATTCTCTTTAGAGAAGCTTTAAGGAGCCTGGCAGTTGACTCAGGAATTCAGCCTTTGCTTCCATACTTCACGTGCTTCATTGCCGATGAG GTTTCGAAAAATCTATGTAATTGTCAACTCTTGATTGCTTTGATGAGGATGGTCTGGTGCCTTCTTCGAAATCCCCAGATTCATATGGCACCTTAT TTACACCAATTGATGCCGTCCATCATTACCTGCCTTGTTGCCAAACAATTAGGTAAAAGATTGTCTGACAATCATTGGGAGCTTAGAGACTTAGCAGCAAGCCTGGTTTCTTTGATATGCAAAAG ATTTGGACATGTTTATCACAATATTCAACCTCGTGTTACAAAGACTCTTCTCCATGTTTTCTTGGACCCCTCAAAATTATTGCCTCAGCATTATGGTGCAGTTCAGGGGCTAGCAGATCTTGGTCCCGATGTG GTTCGCCAGTTTATACTACCAAATCTTGAACCGTATATGCAATATCTAGAGATGGAGAAGCAAAAGAATGAAATGAGGAGGCATGAAGCTTGGCAAGTTTATAGGACGTTACTG CATGCAGCTGGTAAATGTATGCATGGTTGGTTGAAGGTTTTTCCTCTCTCTCCATCTCCACCAATGCGTAGTACTTTGAAGATAAATACGAATATCAATGGGAAAATCGTGAAGACAATTTCAA ATAAACGCAAAGCCAGTTCAGACAACTCGGTGCAGCAACCAGCACCCAAAAAGATGGCAACAGATAGCACATTGGGCGCAATCCCGATGAACTCCATGATAGTTGATATGCAAGGAGCTACAACTGGGCTCCCGACACCACTCGGAGGTTCAAACATCGGCGTCGGTCGAAATTTCCCAAATGAAACAAGGCCAGGTAGGGAAGGTGAACTAGGCTTTAAGGGTTCTACTGCTCTTGCTCTAGCATGGAAAGAAGATTTGGGTGCTGGGCCATTGCTGACTTCGCTTTTTCCACTTTTTGGGGAAGATCTGTTTTCCTTCATCCCAAAACCTGAGCTATCCTTCTTTTTGTGA
- the LOC120092123 gene encoding cell division protein FtsZ homolog 1, chloroplastic, whose translation MATFHLTNPSSSSVPPQFHLKTFFFPSNFPCSCSSSNAKRKFPYRRHHLGVVSCSFSSMESAKIKVVGVGGGGNNAVNRMIGSGLKGVDFYAINTDSQALLQSAAENPLQIGELLTRGLGTGGNPLLGEQAAEESKEAIAGALKGSDLVFITAGMGGGTGSGAAPVVAQISKEAGYLTVGVVTFPFSFEGRKRSLQALEAIEKLQKNVDTLIVIPNDRLLDIADEQTPLQDAFLLADDVLRQGVQGISDIITIPGLVNVDFADVKAVMKDSGTAMLGVGVSSSKNRAEEAAEQATLAPLIGSSIQSATGVVYNITGGKDITLQEVNRVSQVVTSLADPSANIIFGAVVDDRYSGEIHVTIIATGFSQSFQKTLLADPRASKLIDKVTGGGQEKNSKASSTLPLSLSPAASPTLPNRGRRLFF comes from the exons ATGGCAACTTTTCACCTCACAAATCCATCATCTTCTTCAGTTCCCCCTCAGTTTCATCTCAAAACATTCTTCTTTCCCTCCAACTTCCCCTGCAGTTGTTCCTCTTCTAATGCCAAGCGGAAATTTCCGTATCGAAGACACCATCTCGGTGTTGTGAGCTGCTCATTTTCCTCTATGGAGTCCGCTAAGATTAAGGTTGTGGGAGTTGGTGGAGGCGGCAACAATGCCGTTAATCGCATGATTGGCAGTGGTTTGAAG GGTGTAGATTTCTATGCTATAAATACGGATTCTCAAGCTCTACTACAGTCTGCTGCTGAGAATCCACTTCAAATTGGAGAGCTTTTGACGCGTGGTCTAG GTACTGGTGGGAATCCACTTTTAGGGGAACAAGCGGCAGAAGAATCAAAAGAAGCGATAGCTGGTGCTCTCAAGGGCTCTGATCTTGTATTTATAACGGCTGGTATGGGTGGAGGCACTGGGTCTGGTGCAGCCCCTGTTGTTGCCCAGATTTCCAAGGAAGCGGGTTACCTTACCGTTGGTGTTGTTACTTTTCCATTCAGTTTTGAAGGAAGAAAACGATCCTTGCAG GCACTGGAGGCCATTGAAAAGTTGCAGAAAAATGTCGACACTCTTATAGTGATCCCCAATGATCGGTTGCTTGATATTGCTGATGAACAGACACCTCTTCAAGATGCTTTCCTTCTTGCTGATGATGTCCTACGTCAAGGAGTACAAGGAATTTCTGATATAATTACG ATTCCAGGGCTGGTCAATGTGGATTTTGCTGACGTGAAAGCTGTCATGAAAGACTCGGGAACTGCGATGCTTGGAGTTGGTGTTTCCTCTAGCAAAAATCGTGCAGAAGAAGCAGCTGAGCAAGCAACTTTGGCCCCGTTGATTGGATCCTCAATTCAGTCAGCTACAGGAGTGGTATATAACATTACTGGAGGAAAGGACATTACTCTACAAGAAGTGAACAGAGTGTCTCAG GTTGTGACAAGTTTGGCAGATCCATCTGCCAACATAATATTTGGAGCAGTTGTAGATGATAGGTACAGTGGAGAAATCCATGTAACTATAATTGCAACAGGGTTTTCTCAGTCCTTTCAGAAGACATTGTTAGCTGACCCCAGGGCTTCAAAACTTATTGATAAAGTGACTGGAGGAGGTCAAGAAAAAAACAGCAAGGCTTCTTCAACCCTCCCTCTTAGCTTATCACCTGCCGCTTCACCGACGCTTCCTAATCGAGGTCGAAGGCTCTTCTTTTAG